Proteins found in one Mangifera indica cultivar Alphonso chromosome 15, CATAS_Mindica_2.1, whole genome shotgun sequence genomic segment:
- the LOC123198088 gene encoding probable transcription factor At5g61620: MAREIARKNSHSRTCNGKGCFKLFGVQLLDQDQCLTKSASFGNLQTLSANPNNSHGDDENEEYLSDGQVHCKRAKTAIERKKGKPWNEEEHMNFLAGLNLLGRGDWIGISNEFVPTRTPTQVASHAQKYFVRQALSDKKNRRPSIFDIPYSESVNAPPSSVMPLKTSFEMPMQANNSVQIAIQFPNYPATPYVVRSHVGMKKMLGSLNFSCLPCCKPLVMVKTLEDFRQRIIRSRVSSTCLLLQQLPPTVIPLVFLHRRIRFKMLQEPSKELLQLKLQKILWNLRLDLLNSREELIYLLEEFKQYDIKYVLVFPAILVLM, encoded by the exons atGGCGAGGGAAATAGCCAGGAAAAATTCTCACTCAAGAACCTGCAATGGAAAGGGTTGTTTTAAGCTTTTCGGTGTGCAGCTTTTGGATCAGGATCAATGCCTTACGAAAAGTGCTAGCTTTGGAAATTTGCAGACTCTTTCTGCGAATCCAAACAACTCCCACGGAGATGATGAAAATGAGGAATATCTCTCTGATGGGCAGGTCCATTGTAAGAGAGCCAAGACAGCCATTGAAAGGAAGAAGG GGAAACCATGGAATGAGGAGGAACATATGAATTTTTTAGCCGGGCTGAATTTGCTGGGAAGAGGTGATTGGATTGGCATTTCAAATGAATTTGTGCCCACCAGGACCCCAACTCAAGTAGCAAGCCATGCACAAAAGTATTTTGTGCGACAGGCATTAAGCGATAAGAAGAATCGAAGACCTAGTATTTTTGACATACCTTATTCAGAATCT GTAAATGCACCACCATCTTCAGTTATGCCATTGAAGACTAGTTTTGAAATGCCGATGCAG GCTAATAACTCGGTTCAGATTGCAATTCAATTCCCAAATTACCCAGCTACCCCTTACGTGGTTAGATCCCA TGTTGGTATGAAAAAAATGCTTGGAAGCCTGAATTTCTCTTGTTTACCCTGCTGCAAACCCCTTGTAATGGTCAAAACTTTGGAGGATTTTAGGCAAAGAATTATCAGAAGCCGGGTTTCCTCTACATGCCTCCTTCTGCAACAGTTACCACCCACCGTCATTCCTCTGGTATTCCTTCACCGCCGCATTCGTTTCAAGATGCTACAAGAACCTTCAAAAGAGCTTCTACAACTTAAACTACAAAAGATTCTTTGGAACTTAAGATTGGACCTCCTGAATTCCCGCGAAGAGCTGATTTACCTTCTGGAGGAATTCAAgcaatatgatataaaatatgttcTTGTGTTTCCTGCAATTCTGGTTCTCATGTAA